One genomic window of Roseobacter ponti includes the following:
- a CDS encoding response regulator: MSLANKMAEERRRRLAAERLLELKQAELFAANRKLGQHARNLSDQIVETRAEVATVRDENQRVKSDLTAAQEKIERVERRLWHSIGTIKDGFAFFSPDLELIMANPSYLAVFDRLEEIRPGVSYVTILQVLTDEGIVNTGDLSPVAWRQLMIDRVQSPDPAPQVIRLWNGQYIKMLDQRGPDGDIISLGLNITETVAYEKKLKSARHSAESANRAKSTFLANMSHELRTPMNGVVGMADLLAEGDLSEEQQLYVETIKRSGEALLVIINDVLDYSKIEAERLDLHPEPFDLENAVHDVMTLLQTSAQEKGLRLCVDYQMEIASRVVGDPGRIRQVLTNLLGNAVKFTSSGHVLVRVKGTPTPDDAALDLTITVEDTGIGIPEELIDHVFGEFNQVENERNRQFDGTGLGLAITQRLISMMGGKVWLTSQEGVGSCFGFDLRMATDGPAILPAADLPATLQHVLVTGRDWAGRDIIRRHLEETGLKVTMGEDAGSAQAAMQADISLVIADHTDGISDGFEVARALRDAGHHTPVLLLCGNAGLARRNADRDAVDTIMQRPFLRADLIRWLCEAEARVAREVTPIPGFRHRAAPDNPAQSVPEQRDAGDKTGTGLMRILAAEDNRTNRLVFSKMLKSLNIDLKFACDGQEAVDMWKEFRPDLIFMDISMPRLDGKEAARQIRGMEEETGERVPIVALTAHAMAGDEKEILDAGLDHYMTKPLRKPAIISRILAHCPDGVRAPVDEPDQAAG; encoded by the coding sequence ATGAGCCTGGCCAACAAAATGGCAGAGGAAAGACGCCGCCGGCTTGCCGCGGAACGCCTGCTTGAGCTCAAGCAGGCAGAGCTCTTTGCCGCCAACAGGAAACTCGGACAACACGCGCGAAACCTGTCGGATCAGATTGTCGAAACCCGCGCCGAAGTTGCCACCGTGCGGGACGAAAACCAGCGGGTAAAATCCGACCTTACAGCCGCACAGGAAAAAATCGAACGGGTCGAAAGACGCCTGTGGCATTCGATCGGCACCATCAAGGACGGCTTCGCCTTTTTCTCGCCTGACCTCGAGCTGATCATGGCCAATCCGTCCTATCTGGCGGTCTTTGACAGGCTTGAGGAAATCCGACCCGGGGTCAGCTATGTCACCATCCTCCAGGTGCTGACGGATGAGGGAATTGTAAACACCGGTGACCTCTCGCCCGTCGCCTGGCGGCAGCTGATGATTGACCGTGTACAGTCGCCGGACCCGGCCCCCCAGGTGATCCGGTTGTGGAACGGTCAGTACATCAAAATGCTTGATCAGCGCGGACCGGACGGCGACATTATCTCGCTCGGCCTGAACATCACAGAGACTGTTGCCTACGAGAAAAAGCTGAAATCTGCCCGTCACAGTGCCGAAAGCGCCAACCGTGCAAAATCGACCTTCCTCGCCAATATGAGCCACGAACTGCGTACGCCGATGAACGGCGTTGTCGGCATGGCGGATCTGCTGGCAGAGGGCGATCTGAGCGAAGAGCAGCAGCTCTATGTCGAGACGATCAAACGCTCGGGCGAGGCCCTGCTGGTGATCATCAACGACGTGCTCGATTATTCAAAGATCGAGGCCGAGAGGCTGGACCTGCATCCCGAACCGTTTGATCTGGAGAATGCGGTGCATGACGTCATGACCCTCCTGCAGACGTCGGCGCAGGAAAAGGGGCTTCGGCTTTGTGTTGATTATCAGATGGAGATTGCATCCCGTGTCGTGGGTGATCCCGGACGCATTCGTCAGGTGCTGACAAATCTGCTGGGCAACGCCGTCAAATTTACCAGCTCAGGTCACGTTCTGGTGCGCGTGAAGGGAACACCGACCCCGGATGACGCGGCTCTTGATCTGACCATCACCGTCGAAGACACCGGCATCGGCATTCCCGAAGAGCTCATCGACCACGTCTTTGGTGAGTTCAACCAGGTGGAAAATGAACGGAACCGGCAGTTTGACGGCACCGGTCTGGGCCTCGCGATTACCCAGCGGCTGATCAGCATGATGGGCGGAAAAGTCTGGCTGACGTCTCAGGAGGGCGTCGGCTCGTGCTTCGGGTTCGATCTGCGCATGGCCACGGACGGTCCGGCCATTCTGCCGGCTGCGGACCTGCCTGCGACGCTTCAGCATGTCCTCGTCACGGGACGGGACTGGGCCGGGCGGGATATCATCCGCCGTCACCTCGAAGAAACCGGCCTCAAAGTCACCATGGGCGAAGATGCCGGATCAGCGCAGGCCGCAATGCAGGCCGATATCAGTCTGGTCATAGCCGATCACACCGACGGTATCTCTGACGGTTTCGAAGTCGCGCGCGCGCTCAGAGATGCAGGTCACCACACACCCGTTCTGCTGCTCTGTGGGAACGCCGGGCTGGCGCGGCGCAATGCAGACCGGGACGCCGTCGACACGATCATGCAGCGCCCGTTTCTGCGCGCGGATCTGATCCGGTGGCTTTGTGAGGCCGAAGCGCGTGTCGCCCGGGAGGTTACCCCGATCCCCGGGTTCCGCCATCGCGCGGCCCCTGACAACCCCGCGCAGTCCGTTCCGGAACAGCGGGATGCCGGGGATAAAACCGGCACCGGGCTCATGCGCATCCTTGCAGCAGAAGACAACAGGACAAACCGCCTCGTTTTCTCCAAAATGCTGAAATCGCTAAACATTGATCTGAAGTTTGCCTGCGACGGACAGGAGGCGGTCGACATGTGGAAGGAGTTCCGTCCCGACCTGATCTTTATGGATATCTCAATGCCCCGGCTCGACGGAAAAGAGGCCGCCCGGCAGATCCGGGGAATGGAAGAGGAAACAGGAGAGCGCGTGCCGATTGTCGCCCTGACGGCCCATGCGATGGCCGGCGATGAGAAAGAAATCCTCGACGCCGGGCTGGATCACTACATGACGAAACCACTGCGCAAACCTGCGATTATTTCCCGTATTCTCGCCCATTGCCCCGACGGGGTGCGGGCTCCGGTCGACGAACCTGATCAGGCCGCCGGATAG
- a CDS encoding DUF4159 domain-containing protein encodes MTVLGGIGFTAPWLLLALLALPVLWLILRAVPPAPVRRLFPGVALLLGLKDDESVSDRTPWWLLLLRMLAVAAIILGLAGPVLNPEEESAQGNGPLLIVLDGSWGGATRWSDQIDVVEAQLTRAGRAGRPVAFLDMARPEPPVFQAADVWRNRLAGFSPAPWQPDDARTARAAGFAAELGAFDTLWFSDGLDYPGRDTVLDAFERAGAIEVYQTAANVLAIAPAGFEDGAVQLTAIRATPGPERQVVLQAQGRDPAGNAGILATATATFAEGATEATAALSLPSELRARITRFDLQGQRSAGATTLADDALSRREVALIAGRESREGLQLLSPLHYLEQALEPTADLIGGSLSDVLPANPDVIVLADVATLSPSEAGGLSDWIEEGGLLLRFAGPRIAASDVSRVDEDPMMPVRLRSGGRTVGGAMSWGEPKALAPFRENSPFFGLAIPDDVQITSQVMAQPDPTLAERVIAELTDGTPLVTRKTSGQGQIVLFHVTASADWSTLPLSGLFVRMLERLAVSSSAGAPDLSQMEGTTWTPEQVMDGFGTLSDAGTLPGVAGTDLINAPAGPDMQPGIYASGDRVLARNVISTGDTLEQATWPADIPVRGFAIAPEQPVAGWLLSLSVLLLLADVVASLALSGRLLGRVNRTAAVILGALLLASPQAEAQSADAATDEFALSATAELALAYVSTGNARVDDLSRAGLAGLSQTLNFRTSVEPADPVGVDLEMDELAFFPILYWPVTPDQPRPSSEAYAKLNDYLRSGGLILFDTRDADVARFGGASPNGRKLQDLAAPLDIPPLEPLPADHVLTRTFYLLQDFPGRHTSRDVWVEAAPPDAEQIEGMPFRNLNDGVTPVVIGGNDWAAAWAISENGAPMVPVGRGFTGERQRELAYRFGVNLVMHVLTGNYKSDQVHVPALLDRLGQ; translated from the coding sequence ATGACCGTTCTGGGAGGCATCGGGTTCACCGCACCCTGGCTGCTGCTGGCGCTTCTGGCGCTGCCGGTGCTCTGGCTCATTCTGCGAGCGGTGCCCCCCGCGCCCGTGCGCCGACTGTTTCCGGGCGTCGCACTGCTTCTCGGGCTCAAAGATGACGAAAGCGTCTCTGACCGGACACCCTGGTGGCTGCTTTTGTTGCGCATGCTGGCAGTTGCCGCCATCATCCTCGGCCTCGCGGGGCCGGTTCTGAACCCGGAAGAGGAAAGCGCACAGGGCAATGGCCCGCTGCTGATCGTGCTGGACGGCAGCTGGGGCGGCGCCACCCGCTGGTCCGATCAGATCGACGTAGTCGAGGCACAGCTCACACGGGCCGGCCGCGCAGGACGGCCGGTGGCCTTCCTCGATATGGCGCGCCCGGAACCGCCGGTGTTTCAGGCCGCCGATGTCTGGCGCAACCGGCTGGCGGGGTTCAGCCCCGCCCCATGGCAACCGGATGACGCGCGCACCGCCCGGGCCGCCGGTTTCGCTGCAGAGCTGGGTGCTTTTGATACGCTGTGGTTCAGCGACGGGCTCGACTATCCGGGCCGCGACACAGTACTCGACGCGTTTGAGCGTGCCGGCGCTATCGAAGTCTATCAGACCGCCGCCAATGTGCTGGCCATAGCGCCCGCAGGGTTTGAGGATGGCGCGGTGCAACTGACCGCGATCCGCGCCACACCCGGCCCCGAACGTCAGGTGGTCCTGCAGGCGCAGGGGCGCGATCCTGCCGGAAACGCGGGCATTCTGGCGACCGCCACCGCAACCTTTGCCGAAGGCGCCACAGAGGCAACCGCCGCTCTGTCGCTGCCCTCGGAACTGCGCGCGCGCATCACCCGGTTTGATCTGCAGGGTCAGCGCTCTGCAGGGGCGACAACACTGGCCGATGATGCTCTCAGCCGCCGTGAGGTTGCCCTTATCGCCGGACGTGAAAGCCGCGAAGGGCTGCAGCTTTTGTCACCGCTGCACTATCTCGAGCAGGCACTTGAACCCACCGCCGATCTTATTGGCGGGTCGCTGAGCGATGTGCTGCCCGCCAACCCCGATGTCATTGTGCTGGCGGATGTGGCGACGCTGTCGCCGTCCGAAGCAGGAGGTCTGAGCGACTGGATCGAAGAAGGCGGCCTGCTGCTGCGCTTTGCCGGGCCGCGGATCGCCGCCAGCGATGTGTCGCGGGTGGACGAAGACCCGATGATGCCCGTGCGTCTGCGCTCCGGTGGCCGGACGGTCGGCGGTGCGATGAGCTGGGGTGAACCCAAAGCGCTGGCACCCTTCAGAGAGAACTCGCCCTTTTTCGGCCTCGCCATCCCCGACGATGTGCAGATTACCAGCCAGGTCATGGCGCAGCCCGATCCGACGCTGGCCGAACGCGTCATTGCGGAACTGACCGACGGCACGCCGCTCGTGACCCGCAAGACCAGCGGTCAGGGACAGATCGTACTCTTTCACGTGACCGCCAGTGCCGACTGGTCCACCCTGCCGCTTTCGGGGCTTTTCGTGCGCATGCTTGAACGGCTTGCCGTGTCGTCGTCCGCCGGCGCGCCTGATCTGTCGCAGATGGAAGGCACCACATGGACGCCCGAACAGGTAATGGACGGTTTTGGTACGCTTTCGGATGCCGGCACGCTGCCGGGTGTCGCGGGCACCGATCTCATCAACGCGCCCGCCGGCCCTGATATGCAGCCCGGGATTTATGCCTCAGGCGACCGGGTGCTGGCGCGCAACGTAATCAGCACCGGCGATACCCTTGAGCAGGCCACCTGGCCTGCAGATATTCCGGTCCGCGGTTTTGCCATCGCCCCCGAACAACCCGTCGCGGGCTGGCTTCTGAGCCTTTCAGTGCTGCTGCTGCTGGCTGATGTTGTGGCCTCCCTGGCGCTTTCGGGCCGGCTTCTGGGGCGTGTGAACAGGACGGCTGCCGTGATCCTCGGTGCGCTGCTCCTGGCATCACCACAGGCAGAGGCACAGAGCGCGGATGCCGCAACCGATGAATTTGCGCTCAGTGCCACGGCCGAACTGGCGCTGGCCTATGTCTCAACCGGCAATGCGCGGGTCGACGATCTGTCGCGCGCAGGTCTCGCGGGCCTGTCACAGACCCTGAATTTCCGCACCTCCGTTGAGCCTGCGGACCCGGTTGGTGTCGATCTGGAGATGGACGAGCTTGCGTTTTTCCCGATCCTCTACTGGCCCGTGACCCCCGACCAGCCGCGCCCTTCCTCCGAGGCTTATGCAAAGCTCAACGACTATCTGCGCTCGGGCGGGCTGATCCTCTTTGATACACGCGATGCCGATGTTGCGCGCTTCGGCGGGGCCAGCCCCAACGGGCGCAAGCTGCAGGATCTCGCGGCCCCGCTTGATATACCGCCACTTGAGCCGCTGCCCGCCGATCACGTGCTCACGCGCACCTTTTATCTGCTTCAGGATTTCCCGGGCCGGCATACCAGCCGCGATGTCTGGGTCGAAGCCGCCCCGCCCGATGCCGAACAGATAGAGGGCATGCCCTTTCGCAATCTCAACGACGGTGTGACACCGGTGGTGATCGGCGGCAACGACTGGGCCGCGGCCTGGGCAATCTCAGAGAACGGCGCGCCGATGGTGCCGGTGGGCCGCGGTTTCACCGGCGAGCGCCAGCGCGAACTGGCCTATCGTTTCGGCGTGAACCTGGTCATGCACGTGCTGACCGGCAACTATAAATCGGACCAGGTCCATGTACCGGCCCTTCTCGACAGGCTCGGACAATGA
- a CDS encoding DUF58 domain-containing protein, whose product MTPETVLRAAAETEAAALPALLARAEHLAGSVLLGDHGRRRAGMGDDFWQYRPAQVGDSRRLIDYRRSARGDVEFVRERELQIAQSVMFWVDQGASMRFTSDDDLPQKADRARVLGLATAILLVRAGERVGLTGTALPPRRGNQQILRLAGMFTQDATEDYSPPEHRAMIPSARAVFISDFMGDIAEVTLALTKAADRGVRGVLLHVLDPSEEAFPFSGRTIFESVGGSLSHETLKANDLRDRYLERLAARKDELTQLCGVTGWQYGMHHTDRPAQAALLWLYRALDTGGLR is encoded by the coding sequence GTGACCCCGGAAACCGTCCTTCGCGCCGCGGCCGAGACCGAAGCCGCCGCCCTGCCGGCGCTGCTGGCCCGCGCCGAGCATCTCGCAGGCTCCGTCCTGCTGGGCGATCACGGTCGCCGGCGCGCGGGTATGGGCGATGACTTCTGGCAGTACCGCCCGGCTCAGGTCGGTGACAGCAGGCGGCTGATCGATTACCGCCGCTCGGCGCGTGGTGACGTCGAATTTGTGCGCGAACGCGAGCTTCAGATCGCCCAGTCGGTGATGTTCTGGGTAGATCAGGGCGCCTCGATGCGCTTCACCAGCGATGACGATCTGCCGCAAAAGGCCGACCGCGCCCGCGTGCTTGGTCTGGCCACCGCCATTCTGCTGGTGCGCGCCGGGGAACGTGTGGGGCTCACGGGCACCGCGCTGCCGCCCCGTCGCGGCAATCAGCAGATCCTGCGGCTTGCCGGGATGTTCACGCAGGATGCGACCGAAGACTACAGCCCGCCGGAACACCGCGCGATGATCCCCTCGGCCCGCGCCGTATTTATTTCGGATTTCATGGGCGACATCGCCGAGGTGACGCTGGCCCTGACCAAAGCCGCTGACCGCGGTGTGCGTGGGGTGCTGCTGCATGTACTCGACCCGTCAGAAGAGGCTTTTCCCTTCAGCGGGCGCACCATCTTCGAAAGCGTCGGCGGCAGTCTCAGCCATGAAACGCTCAAAGCGAACGATCTGCGTGACCGCTATCTGGAACGGCTCGCCGCCCGCAAAGACGAGCTGACGCAGCTTTGCGGCGTGACCGGCTGGCAGTATGGCATGCACCATACCGACCGGCCTGCACAGGCGGCTCTTTTGTGGCTCTACCGTGCGCTTGATACCGGGGGCCTGCGATGA
- a CDS encoding AAA family ATPase, producing the protein MSEAEDMVGQIEALGEKLKSARASITNRFIGQERVVDLTLAALLCGGHGLLIGLPGLGKTRLVETLSTVMGLNGNRVQFTPDLMPADILGSEVLDTAADGSRAFRFIQGPIFCQLLMADEINRASPRTQSALLQAMQEKTVTVAGESRTLGVPFHVLATQNPIEQEGTYPLPEAQLDRFLVQIDVVYPDRNTERDILLATTGDGEAESTEVFTAAELLAAQQLLRRMPVGESVVEMILDLVRAFRPDEPGVSQRVRDTVAWGPGPRAAQALMLTVRARALLQGRLAPSSEDVLDMARPVLSHRMALNFAARARGDSLTDLIETTAAELAGGKAAA; encoded by the coding sequence ATGAGCGAAGCAGAAGACATGGTCGGACAGATCGAAGCGCTGGGCGAAAAACTCAAAAGCGCCAGAGCGTCGATCACCAACCGGTTCATCGGCCAGGAGCGTGTCGTTGATCTGACGCTGGCTGCATTGCTCTGCGGCGGTCACGGGCTGCTGATCGGCCTGCCGGGTCTGGGAAAAACCCGTCTTGTTGAGACACTCTCCACCGTGATGGGGCTCAATGGCAACCGGGTTCAGTTCACGCCTGACCTGATGCCCGCCGACATTCTGGGCTCCGAAGTACTTGATACAGCCGCCGACGGCTCCCGCGCCTTCCGTTTCATTCAGGGGCCGATCTTCTGCCAGCTTCTGATGGCCGATGAAATCAACCGCGCCTCGCCGCGCACGCAATCGGCTCTGCTTCAGGCGATGCAGGAGAAAACAGTCACTGTTGCAGGCGAAAGCCGCACCCTCGGTGTGCCGTTCCACGTGCTGGCCACGCAGAACCCGATCGAGCAGGAGGGCACCTACCCCCTGCCCGAAGCACAGCTTGACCGCTTCCTTGTGCAGATCGACGTGGTCTATCCCGACCGCAATACAGAACGTGATATTCTGCTGGCGACCACCGGGGACGGCGAGGCGGAATCCACCGAGGTCTTTACTGCCGCTGAACTGCTGGCTGCACAGCAGCTGCTGCGCCGGATGCCAGTGGGCGAAAGCGTCGTTGAAATGATCCTCGATCTGGTGCGGGCCTTCCGCCCGGATGAACCCGGTGTCAGCCAGAGAGTGCGCGATACCGTGGCCTGGGGCCCTGGTCCGCGGGCCGCTCAGGCGCTGATGCTGACCGTGCGGGCGCGGGCGCTTCTGCAGGGGCGGCTGGCGCCGTCGTCCGAAGATGTGCTGGATATGGCCCGCCCGGTGCTGAGCCACCGGATGGCGCTCAACTTCGCCGCCCGGGCCCGTGGCGACAGCCTGACCGACCTGATTGAGACCACCGCCGCAGAGCTTGCCGGAGGGAAAGCGGCAGCGTGA
- a CDS encoding DUF1285 domain-containing protein, which translates to MSGQKTVTPSAESLAASLTATKTRGLPPVHKWNPPFCGDLDMRIARDGTWFYQGTPIGRPGLVKLFSSILKMEDGKYFLVTPVEKVGITVDDAPFVAVDFEVTGAGQDQTLRFTTQVEDEVTAGPENQIRVVRDPETGEPSPYVHVRADLEALIDRKSFYRLVDIGVHHDGWFGLWSGGVFFRIIPSDELP; encoded by the coding sequence ATGAGTGGACAAAAAACCGTTACACCGTCGGCAGAAAGTCTTGCTGCTTCGTTAACTGCCACAAAAACACGCGGTTTACCGCCTGTTCACAAGTGGAACCCGCCGTTTTGCGGGGATCTTGACATGCGTATCGCCCGTGACGGCACCTGGTTTTATCAGGGAACCCCCATCGGACGGCCCGGGCTGGTGAAGCTTTTTTCATCGATTCTGAAGATGGAAGACGGAAAATACTTCCTGGTGACGCCGGTGGAGAAGGTCGGGATAACTGTTGATGATGCGCCTTTTGTCGCGGTCGATTTTGAGGTGACCGGCGCAGGCCAGGACCAGACACTGCGTTTTACCACACAGGTGGAGGACGAGGTGACCGCCGGACCGGAGAACCAGATCCGCGTGGTGCGGGACCCTGAAACCGGTGAACCCTCTCCTTATGTGCATGTCCGCGCGGATCTGGAGGCGCTGATTGACCGCAAGAGTTTCTACCGGCTGGTGGATATCGGCGTTCATCATGACGGATGGTTCGGGTTGTGGTCGGGGGGCGTGTTCTTCCGGATCATTCCGAGCGACGAACTGCCCTGA
- a CDS encoding SDR family NAD(P)-dependent oxidoreductase, with translation MKDKGTAVIIGAGSGLSASLALSLADAGYDIVLGARDTGKLQDLSETTGARCVSLDGSNPDAVAALYADLPGPLRVAIYNPSARIRGDIAELDPETVRKAIEVTAFGSFLTGREAARLMLQNEGETKGTILFTGASAGVKGFAGSATFAMGKFAQRGLAQSMSRELHPKGIHVAWVNIDGGISNPDRAGRADDGSNAMLDPDAIAESYLHLIEQHRSAWSSEITLRPWVETF, from the coding sequence ATGAAAGACAAAGGCACAGCGGTCATCATCGGCGCCGGGAGCGGTCTTTCCGCATCCCTTGCGCTCAGTCTCGCGGACGCAGGGTATGACATCGTTCTGGGGGCGCGCGACACCGGCAAACTGCAGGACCTTTCGGAAACCACAGGGGCGCGCTGCGTATCGCTTGACGGCAGCAACCCTGACGCGGTGGCAGCGCTTTATGCGGATCTGCCGGGGCCGCTGAGGGTCGCCATCTATAACCCCTCTGCGCGGATCAGGGGCGATATCGCCGAATTGGATCCTGAAACCGTGCGCAAAGCGATTGAGGTCACAGCCTTCGGATCGTTTCTGACGGGCCGTGAAGCTGCCCGCCTGATGTTGCAGAACGAGGGTGAGACAAAGGGGACAATTCTTTTTACCGGCGCTTCGGCGGGGGTGAAGGGCTTTGCGGGATCCGCCACCTTCGCGATGGGCAAATTCGCACAGCGTGGTCTGGCACAGTCGATGTCACGCGAATTGCATCCAAAGGGTATCCATGTCGCCTGGGTCAATATCGACGGGGGCATCTCAAACCCTGACCGTGCAGGGCGCGCGGATGATGGCAGCAATGCAATGCTGGACCCGGACGCGATTGCGGAGAGTTATCTGCATCTGATTGAGCAGCACCGGTCCGCCTGGAGCAGCGAGATCACTCTGCGGCCCTGGGTCGAAACTTTCTGA
- a CDS encoding TIM barrel protein, with amino-acid sequence MVKLAADLSMLWTGLPWAERFEAAAVAGFTGVVVPFPYDNPAKDTQMALLRNGLTLVMIATPPPNYTGGARGFAAVPGAEDRFAHDLRRALRYCEALRVPALRVLAGDAIGSDAAGTLRRNLNKAVDQSPANITLLVGPEPGADAFLQTRSQVAQLVSGAGTPVLRMDWPLDGAAPGWQDDLRAHAALVSHITLTAPPQEKSPAGGFSAAALEQILEEIGYTGWVTAGYQPRGAVEKTHGWMARLL; translated from the coding sequence ATGGTAAAACTGGCGGCTGACCTGAGCATGTTGTGGACCGGTCTGCCCTGGGCGGAGCGGTTCGAGGCAGCGGCTGTCGCAGGGTTTACCGGAGTGGTCGTGCCTTTCCCCTATGACAATCCGGCAAAAGACACCCAGATGGCGCTGCTGCGCAATGGTCTGACGCTGGTGATGATCGCCACTCCGCCACCGAATTATACCGGCGGTGCGCGCGGCTTTGCGGCCGTTCCGGGGGCAGAGGACCGGTTTGCGCATGATCTGCGGCGGGCGCTGCGTTATTGCGAGGCCCTGCGCGTGCCCGCGCTGCGTGTCCTCGCCGGTGACGCAATCGGGTCAGATGCCGCCGGGACGCTGCGCCGCAATCTGAACAAAGCGGTGGACCAGAGCCCGGCAAACATCACGTTGCTGGTGGGCCCCGAGCCGGGAGCCGACGCGTTTCTGCAGACCCGAAGTCAGGTGGCGCAGCTGGTGTCCGGTGCCGGAACGCCGGTACTGCGGATGGACTGGCCGCTGGATGGCGCCGCGCCCGGATGGCAGGACGACCTGCGCGCGCATGCGGCTCTGGTATCGCATATCACCCTTACCGCGCCGCCGCAGGAAAAGTCGCCGGCGGGCGGGTTTTCAGCGGCAGCCCTTGAACAGATCCTTGAAGAGATCGGTTACACCGGCTGGGTGACCGCAGGTTACCAGCCCCGGGGCGCCGTTGAAAAAACGCATGGGTGGATGGCGCGGCTGCTCTGA